In Silene latifolia isolate original U9 population chromosome 3, ASM4854445v1, whole genome shotgun sequence, a single window of DNA contains:
- the LOC141648676 gene encoding uncharacterized protein LOC141648676 produces MICVYTVDEDDWRQPIIDFLDHQKLPDDPRHKVEIRRRAPKFIHYKGTLYRRSFSAQWLRCLSKDEATEAMHEAHSGICGAHQSGPKLHDRVKRMGYYWPTMVQDCMDFAKKCEPLFASWLALDRSLKKRVTSHTGDEMM; encoded by the exons ATGATATGCGTCTACACAGTTGATGAAGATGACTGGCGTCAACCTATCATTGATTTTTTGGACCACCAAAAACTACCCGATGATCCCAGACACAAAGTAGAAATACGTCGACGTGCTCCAAAATTCATTCACTATAAAGGGACACTCTACAGACGTTCTTTCTCAGCCCAATGGTTGAGGTGTCTAAGCAAGGACGAAGCTACTGAAGCAATGCATGAAGCTCATTCTGGCATTTGTGGTGCTCATCAATCTGGGCCTAAACTTCATGATCGTGTAAAGAGAATGGGGTATTACTGGCCAACCATGGTGCAAGATTGTATGGACTTTGCGAAAAAATGTGAACCCT TATTTGCTTCATGGTTAGCCTTGGATAGATCTTTAAAAAAGAGGGTCACATCGCATACTGGTGATGAAATGATGTAG